Proteins encoded within one genomic window of Cellulosimicrobium protaetiae:
- a CDS encoding phosphoadenosine phosphosulfate reductase family protein: protein MTPTNPGLDVRALQGLRTSRRDLQLVRDRIREHLDNHEGYVAFSGGKDSLVVLHLALQVDPNVPVAFFDSGLEFPETYDYLAELTATWNLNLDVVPATMSALEVMATNGSWDHHAPTRDTPAMHRALITEPAAIAHDAHGAGELWGVRAQESRGRAAAYANALRATECACESPCAQRARRARHGGRIARVDGTVAYGPVWDWTTEEIWGHISRHQLPSNPVYDKLRRLGAPEHFLRVSAMLDGNRLEEGRVTWLRRGWPALFEELAAVLPRIREYV from the coding sequence ATGACGCCCACGAATCCCGGCCTCGACGTGCGCGCGCTGCAGGGGCTGCGCACCTCGAGGCGCGACCTGCAGCTCGTCCGCGACCGGATCCGGGAGCACCTGGACAACCACGAGGGGTACGTCGCCTTCAGCGGCGGGAAAGACTCCCTCGTCGTCCTGCACCTCGCGCTCCAGGTCGACCCCAATGTCCCCGTCGCGTTCTTCGACAGCGGGCTCGAGTTCCCCGAGACGTACGACTACCTCGCCGAGCTCACCGCGACGTGGAACCTCAACCTCGACGTCGTGCCCGCCACCATGAGCGCGCTCGAGGTCATGGCCACCAACGGCTCCTGGGACCACCACGCGCCAACACGTGACACCCCGGCCATGCACCGAGCGCTGATCACCGAGCCCGCTGCGATCGCCCACGACGCTCACGGCGCCGGCGAGCTCTGGGGCGTGCGCGCCCAGGAATCCCGCGGCCGCGCCGCGGCCTACGCGAACGCACTACGCGCGACCGAATGCGCCTGCGAGAGCCCGTGCGCGCAGAGGGCTCGTCGTGCGCGTCACGGTGGTCGGATCGCCCGGGTCGACGGGACCGTCGCCTACGGGCCGGTCTGGGACTGGACCACGGAGGAGATTTGGGGCCACATCTCTCGTCACCAGCTTCCGTCCAACCCCGTCTACGACAAGCTGCGTCGCCTGGGCGCCCCAGAGCACTTCCTGCGGGTCTCGGCCATGCTCGACGGCAACCGCCTCGAGGAAGGTCGCGTCACGTGGCTCCGGCGCGGCTGGCCTGCCCTCTTCGAAGAGCTCGCGGCCGTGCTCCCTCGGATCCGCGAGTACGTCTAA
- a CDS encoding helix-turn-helix domain-containing protein, which yields MPYPSRPTLEVLPAFRDDRKHQSAQEEVRRLDEFAAREYAAGRSLREIGELTGRTQTAIRRSLDRTGTPRRPRGASRSRIEEQR from the coding sequence GTGCCCTATCCGTCGCGTCCCACGCTCGAGGTCCTGCCTGCCTTCCGCGATGACCGCAAGCACCAGTCCGCGCAGGAGGAGGTTCGCCGCCTCGACGAGTTCGCGGCGCGCGAGTACGCAGCGGGCCGATCCCTGCGAGAGATCGGCGAGCTCACGGGACGCACTCAGACCGCCATCCGGCGCAGTCTCGATCGAACCGGCACGCCGCGCCGACCACGGGGGGCTTCCAGGAGCCGGATCGAGGAGCAACGGTGA